One genomic window of Citrobacter sp. Marseille-Q6884 includes the following:
- the rpmE gene encoding 50S ribosomal protein L31, which yields MKKDIHPKYEEITANCSCGNVIKIRSTVGHDLNLDVCSKCHPFYTGKQRDVATGGRVDRFNKRFNIPGSK from the coding sequence ATGAAAAAAGATATTCACCCGAAATACGAAGAAATTACTGCAAACTGCTCTTGCGGTAACGTCATTAAAATCCGCTCTACCGTCGGTCACGATCTGAACCTGGACGTGTGCAGCAAGTGCCACCCGTTCTATACTGGCAAGCAGCGTGATGTTGCTACCGGTGGCCGTGTTGACCGCTTCAACAAGCGTTTCAACATCCCGGGCAGCAAATAA
- the metJ gene encoding met regulon transcriptional regulator MetJ, translated as MAEWSGEYISPYAEHGKKSEQVKKITVSIPLKVLKILTDERTRRQVNNLRHATNSELLCEAFLHAFTGQPLPNDDDLRKERSDEIPEEAKVIMRELGINPETWEY; from the coding sequence ATGGCTGAATGGAGCGGCGAATATATCAGCCCATACGCTGAGCACGGTAAGAAGAGTGAGCAAGTCAAAAAAATTACGGTTTCCATTCCTCTGAAGGTGTTAAAAATCCTTACCGATGAGCGCACGCGTCGCCAGGTAAACAACCTGCGCCACGCCACCAACAGCGAACTGCTGTGTGAAGCGTTTCTGCATGCTTTTACCGGTCAACCGTTACCCAACGATGACGATCTGCGTAAAGAGCGCAGTGATGAAATACCGGAAGAAGCAAAGGTGATCATGCGTGAACTGGGTATCAACCCGGAAACGTGGGAGTACTGA
- the metB gene encoding cystathionine gamma-synthase, translated as MTRKQATIAVRSGLNDDEQYGCVVPPIHLSSTYNFTGFNEPRAHDYSRRGNPTRDVVQRALAELEGGAGAVLTNTGMSAIHLVTTVFLKPGDLLVAPHDCYGGSYRLFDSLAKRGCYRVLFVDQGNEQALKAALAEKPKLVLVESPSNPLLRVVDIAKICQLAREAGAVSVVDNTFLSPALQNPLALGADLVLHSCTKYLNGHSDVVAGVVIAKDPDTVTELAWWANNIGVTGGAFDSYLLLRGLRTLSPRMEVAQRNAQAIVDYLQTQPLVKKLYHPSLPENQGHEIAARQQKGFGAMLSFELDGDEQTLRRFLSGLSLFTLAESLGGVESLISHAATMTHAGMAPEARAAAGISETLLRISTGIEDGEDLIADLENGFRAANKG; from the coding sequence ATGACGCGTAAACAGGCCACCATCGCAGTGCGTAGCGGGTTAAATGACGACGAGCAGTACGGTTGCGTTGTCCCGCCGATTCACCTTTCCAGTACGTATAATTTCACCGGCTTTAATGAGCCTCGCGCCCATGACTACTCCCGTCGTGGCAACCCGACGCGTGATGTCGTCCAGCGAGCGCTGGCGGAACTGGAGGGCGGCGCGGGTGCGGTGTTGACGAATACAGGCATGTCGGCAATTCATCTGGTCACCACGGTATTCCTGAAACCTGGCGATCTGCTGGTGGCGCCGCACGACTGCTACGGCGGCAGCTATCGTCTGTTTGACAGCCTGGCGAAACGCGGCTGTTATCGCGTGCTGTTTGTCGATCAAGGAAATGAGCAGGCTCTGAAGGCGGCCCTGGCAGAAAAACCCAAGCTGGTACTGGTGGAAAGCCCAAGCAATCCGCTGTTACGCGTGGTCGATATTGCGAAAATCTGCCAACTGGCGCGTGAAGCCGGGGCGGTGAGTGTTGTGGACAACACTTTTTTAAGCCCGGCACTGCAAAATCCACTGGCATTGGGCGCCGATCTGGTGTTGCATTCATGCACGAAATATTTAAACGGTCACTCAGACGTGGTGGCGGGTGTGGTGATTGCAAAAGATCCTGACACAGTCACTGAACTGGCATGGTGGGCGAATAATATCGGCGTCACCGGCGGCGCATTTGACAGTTATCTGTTGCTGCGTGGCCTACGGACTCTGTCGCCGCGTATGGAAGTGGCACAGCGCAATGCCCAGGCGATTGTCGATTATCTGCAAACCCAACCGCTGGTGAAAAAACTGTATCACCCGTCACTGCCGGAGAATCAGGGGCATGAGATTGCTGCGCGCCAACAAAAAGGCTTTGGCGCAATGTTGAGTTTTGAACTGGATGGCGATGAGCAAACGCTGCGTCGTTTCCTGAGCGGGCTGTCACTGTTTACGCTGGCGGAATCGTTAGGGGGTGTTGAAAGTCTGATCTCCCACGCCGCGACCATGACACACGCGGGTATGGCGCCAGAAGCGCGTGCTGCTGCCGGAATTTCTGAAACGCTGCTGCGTATCTCTACCGGTATTGAAGATGGCGAAGATTTAATTGCCGACCTGGAAAATGGCTTCCGGGCTGCAAACAAGGGGTAA
- the metL gene encoding bifunctional aspartate kinase/homoserine dehydrogenase II yields the protein MSVIAQAGAKGRQLHKFGGSSLADVKCYLRVAGIMAEYSQPDDMMVVSAAGSTTNQLISWLKLSQTDRLSAHQVQQTLRRYQSELISGLLPPEVADELISAFIHDLERLAGLLDSGVNDAVYAEVVGHGEVWSARLMSAVLNQQGLESAWLDAREFLRAERGAQPQVDEGLSYPLLQQLLAQHPGKRLVVTGFISRSNEGETVLLGRNGSDYSATQVGALAGVSRVTIWSDVAGVYSADPRKVKDACLLPLLRLDEASELARLAAPVLHARTLQPVSGSDIDLQLRCSYTPEQGSTRIERVLASGTGARIVTSHDDVCLIEFLVPKGQDFKQAHKEIDQILKRRQVRPLAVGVHPDRQLLQFCYTSEVADSALKILDEAGLPGELRLRQGLALVAMVGAGVTRNPLHCHRFWQQLKGQPVEFTWQSEEGISLVAVLRTGPTESLIQGLHQSIFRAEKRIGLVLFGKGNIGSRWLELFAREQSTLSARTSCEFVLAGVVDSRRSLLNYEGLDASRALAFFDDEAVEQDEESLFLWMRAHPYDDLVVLDVTASEQLADQYLDFASHGFHVISANKLAGASTSDKYRQIHDAFEKTGRHWLYNATVGAGLPINHTVRDLIDSGDTILSISGIFSGTLSWLFLQFDGSVPFTDLVDQAWQQGLTEPDPRVDLSGKDVMRKLVILAREAGYDIEPDQVRVESLVPAHCEEGSIDHFFENGDELNEQMVQRLEAAREMGLVLRYVARFDANGKARVGVEAVRHEHPLAALLPCDNVFAIESRWYRDNPLVIRGPGAGRDVTAGAIQSDINRLAQLL from the coding sequence ATGAGTGTGATTGCGCAGGCAGGGGCGAAGGGTCGTCAACTGCACAAATTTGGTGGTAGTAGTCTGGCAGACGTGAAATGTTATTTGCGTGTCGCAGGTATTATGGCGGAGTACTCGCAGCCTGACGATATGATGGTTGTTTCCGCCGCGGGCAGTACCACTAACCAGTTGATTAGCTGGCTGAAGTTAAGTCAGACCGACAGGCTCTCTGCGCATCAGGTTCAGCAGACTTTACGCCGCTATCAGAGTGAACTGATTAGCGGCTTGTTACCGCCAGAAGTGGCTGATGAGTTGATTAGCGCGTTTATTCACGATCTGGAACGTCTGGCCGGTTTACTCGACAGTGGTGTGAACGATGCGGTCTACGCCGAAGTCGTAGGGCATGGGGAAGTGTGGTCGGCGCGTCTGATGTCTGCCGTGCTTAACCAGCAGGGACTGGAATCGGCCTGGCTGGATGCGCGTGAGTTTTTGCGTGCTGAACGCGGCGCTCAACCACAGGTTGATGAAGGTCTCTCATACCCATTATTGCAACAGCTGCTGGCGCAGCATCCGGGAAAACGCCTGGTCGTCACCGGGTTTATCAGTCGCAGTAATGAGGGCGAAACGGTACTGCTGGGTCGTAACGGTTCTGACTACTCGGCGACACAGGTCGGTGCGCTGGCGGGTGTTTCTCGTGTGACCATCTGGAGCGACGTTGCCGGGGTTTACAGCGCCGATCCGCGTAAAGTCAAAGATGCCTGTTTGTTGCCGCTGCTGCGTCTTGATGAAGCCAGCGAGCTGGCTCGTCTGGCCGCGCCGGTTCTGCATGCCCGCACCTTACAGCCGGTATCGGGTAGCGATATCGACCTCCAGTTACGCTGTAGTTATACGCCGGAGCAGGGATCGACGCGTATTGAACGCGTGCTCGCTTCCGGTACTGGCGCGCGTATTGTCACCAGTCATGATGATGTCTGCCTGATCGAGTTCCTGGTGCCTAAAGGCCAGGATTTTAAGCAGGCGCATAAAGAAATTGATCAGATTTTAAAACGCAGACAGGTGCGTCCGCTGGCGGTTGGCGTACATCCTGATCGTCAGTTATTGCAATTTTGCTATACCTCAGAAGTCGCCGACAGCGCATTGAAAATTCTGGATGAAGCCGGTTTGCCGGGCGAGCTGCGTTTGCGTCAGGGTCTGGCGCTGGTGGCGATGGTCGGAGCCGGGGTGACGCGTAATCCGCTGCATTGCCACCGTTTCTGGCAGCAGCTGAAAGGCCAGCCGGTCGAGTTTACGTGGCAGTCGGAAGAGGGCATCAGCCTGGTTGCCGTGCTGCGTACCGGGCCGACTGAAAGCCTGATTCAGGGGCTGCACCAGTCTATTTTCCGTGCAGAAAAACGCATTGGCCTGGTGCTGTTCGGTAAGGGAAACATTGGCTCTCGCTGGCTGGAGCTGTTTGCCCGCGAGCAGAGCACACTGTCAGCGCGCACGAGCTGTGAATTCGTACTGGCTGGCGTGGTGGATAGTCGTCGCAGCCTGTTGAACTACGAAGGGCTGGATGCCAGCCGCGCACTGGCCTTTTTCGATGACGAAGCGGTTGAACAGGATGAAGAGTCGCTGTTCCTGTGGATGCGTGCCCATCCGTATGACGACTTAGTGGTCCTGGACGTGACGGCAAGCGAGCAGCTGGCCGATCAGTATCTGGATTTCGCCAGTCACGGTTTTCACGTGATCAGCGCCAACAAACTGGCGGGGGCGAGCACCAGCGATAAGTATCGCCAAATCCACGATGCGTTTGAGAAAACCGGCAGACACTGGCTGTATAACGCCACCGTTGGCGCAGGGTTGCCGATCAACCATACCGTGCGCGATCTGATCGATAGCGGCGATACCATTCTGTCGATCAGCGGGATCTTCTCCGGTACGTTATCCTGGTTGTTCCTGCAATTTGATGGCTCTGTGCCGTTCACCGATCTGGTGGATCAGGCGTGGCAGCAGGGGCTGACGGAGCCCGACCCGCGTGTGGACCTCTCCGGCAAAGACGTGATGCGTAAGCTGGTGATTCTGGCGCGCGAAGCAGGTTACGACATCGAGCCGGATCAGGTTCGTGTGGAGTCGCTGGTGCCCGCACACTGCGAAGAAGGCTCCATTGACCATTTCTTCGAAAATGGTGATGAGCTGAACGAGCAGATGGTACAACGCCTGGAAGCCGCCCGTGAAATGGGGCTGGTGTTGCGCTATGTGGCGCGCTTCGACGCCAACGGCAAAGCGCGCGTTGGGGTTGAAGCTGTCCGTCATGAACACCCGCTGGCGGCGTTGCTGCCGTGCGACAACGTGTTTGCCATTGAAAGCCGCTGGTACCGCGATAACCCGCTGGTGATCCGTGGACCTGGCGCGGGTCGTGATGTGACCGCTGGCGCTATTCAGTCGGACATCAACCGCCTGGCGCAGTTGCTGTAA